A genomic region of Streptomyces sp. NBC_00247 contains the following coding sequences:
- a CDS encoding oxygenase MpaB family protein — MGRYSRLRAIRRMDPVRDCAEILRLMSQYEFPWDYRQGVSVAFLRDFGVPRISVTLDRTQEFERNGQRRYDDTVLIGYEMAADGFDSERGRAAARHLNRIHGRYRIPNEDYLYVLATTVVGPKRWIDRFGWRPLCRQEVQALAEVGRNMGRMMGIASVPATYAEFEALLDAYETEMFAPAPANRRVATATLRTMTSWYPSPLRPLVARFALALLDEPLLRALGFTPQPRWFRALAVRAVRARSHGVRLLPARPGWLPSRPRPRSYPFGYRLDDLGPHWAQNRPVEPLPDEMPEVSPGSAPGARPAPRPGASRSEGLTRP; from the coding sequence ATGGGCCGTTACAGCCGCCTGAGGGCGATTCGCCGGATGGACCCGGTGCGGGACTGCGCCGAGATCCTCAGGCTGATGTCCCAGTACGAGTTCCCCTGGGACTACCGGCAGGGCGTGAGCGTCGCGTTCCTCCGCGACTTCGGCGTCCCCCGCATCTCCGTGACGCTCGACCGCACCCAGGAGTTCGAGCGGAACGGGCAGAGGCGCTACGACGACACGGTGCTGATCGGCTACGAGATGGCGGCCGACGGCTTCGACTCGGAGCGCGGGCGGGCCGCCGCCCGCCATCTCAACCGCATCCACGGCCGTTACCGCATCCCCAACGAGGACTACCTCTACGTCCTGGCCACCACCGTCGTCGGACCGAAGCGCTGGATCGACCGGTTCGGCTGGCGCCCCCTGTGCCGGCAGGAGGTGCAGGCCCTGGCCGAGGTCGGCCGGAACATGGGCCGGATGATGGGCATCGCATCGGTCCCCGCCACCTATGCGGAGTTCGAAGCGCTGCTCGACGCGTACGAGACCGAGATGTTCGCCCCGGCCCCGGCGAACCGCCGGGTCGCGACCGCCACCTTACGGACGATGACGAGCTGGTACCCGTCCCCGCTGCGCCCGCTGGTCGCCCGCTTCGCCCTGGCGCTCCTGGACGAACCGCTGCTGCGGGCCCTGGGGTTCACCCCGCAGCCCCGCTGGTTCCGGGCCTTGGCGGTACGCGCGGTGCGGGCCCGTTCACACGGGGTACGGCTACTGCCCGCCAGGCCCGGATGGCTGCCCTCCCGGCCCCGGCCGCGCAGCTACCCGTTCGGCTACCGGCTCGACGATCTGGGGCCGCACTGGGCGCAGAACCGGCCGGTCGAGCCGCTGCCGGACGAGATGCCGGAGGTCTCGCCGGGTTCGGCACCCGGCGCTCGCCCCGCGCCCCGGCCCGGCGCGAGCCGGTCCGAAGGGCTCACCCGGCCGTGA
- a CDS encoding TetR/AcrR family transcriptional regulator has protein sequence MTVPAAGEEALMTRALEETPPSDELSEQILDAAREQFMTFGLRRSTVDDVARRAKVSRVTVYRRIGNKDALVAACLLREYRRFVGEVDEAVSELPSVEDRLVTGFVAVLRHVREHPLIGGLLRLEPEVMLPFLTVDSGPAFLAMRDFLTDRLQHAQRMEGRPATDSAPVAEVMVRITVSFLLNPLSCFELDDDEQVAAFARRCLVPLLTAG, from the coding sequence ATGACGGTACCGGCGGCCGGCGAAGAGGCGCTGATGACGAGGGCGCTCGAAGAGACGCCACCCTCGGACGAGTTGAGCGAGCAGATCCTCGACGCGGCCCGTGAACAGTTCATGACCTTCGGGCTGCGCCGCTCGACCGTCGACGACGTGGCCAGGCGGGCCAAGGTGTCCCGGGTCACGGTCTACCGGCGCATCGGCAACAAGGATGCCCTGGTCGCCGCGTGTCTGCTGCGCGAGTACCGCCGCTTCGTCGGCGAGGTGGACGAGGCGGTGTCCGAACTGCCCTCGGTGGAGGACCGGTTGGTCACCGGGTTCGTGGCGGTGCTCCGGCACGTGCGCGAACATCCCCTCATCGGCGGTCTGCTGAGGCTGGAACCGGAGGTCATGCTGCCCTTCCTCACGGTGGACAGCGGTCCCGCGTTCCTCGCCATGCGTGACTTCCTGACCGACCGCCTCCAGCACGCCCAGCGGATGGAGGGCCGGCCGGCGACGGACTCGGCGCCGGTCGCGGAGGTGATGGTGCGCATCACCGTCTCCTTCCTCCTCAACCCGCTGAGCTGCTTCGAACTCGACGACGACGAGCAGGTGGCGGCCTTCGCCCGCCGCTGCCTCGTCCCGCTCCTCACGGCCGGGTGA
- a CDS encoding macro domain-containing protein produces the protein MSGITYLKGDATAPQAKGVKLIVHVCNDLGGWGKGFVLALSHRWPEPEAAYRRWHRGRAGNDFALGAVQFVHVDPYVWVANLVGQRGMRRGSGGVPVRYEAIDTGLETVAVRAAELGASVHMPRIGCGLAGGTWSRVEPLIERRLVSRELSVTVYDLG, from the coding sequence ATGTCGGGGATCACTTATCTGAAGGGCGACGCCACCGCCCCGCAGGCCAAGGGCGTCAAGCTGATCGTGCACGTCTGCAACGACCTCGGCGGCTGGGGCAAGGGTTTCGTACTGGCCCTCTCGCACCGCTGGCCGGAGCCCGAGGCGGCCTACCGCCGGTGGCACCGCGGCCGCGCGGGTAACGACTTCGCGCTCGGTGCCGTCCAGTTCGTCCACGTCGACCCTTACGTGTGGGTGGCCAACCTGGTGGGCCAACGCGGAATGCGCAGGGGGAGCGGCGGCGTACCCGTACGGTACGAGGCGATCGACACCGGCCTGGAGACAGTGGCCGTGCGCGCCGCCGAGCTGGGCGCGTCCGTCCACATGCCGAGGATCGGCTGCGGACTCGCCGGCGGTACGTGGTCGCGGGTGGAACCGCTCATAGAACGGCGGCTGGTGAGCCGCGAGCTCTCCGTCACGGTGTACGACCTCGGGTGA
- a CDS encoding MerR family transcriptional regulator has product MATAPEEPTLTVDELAARAGVTVRTVRFYSTRGLLPPPVIGPRRVGHYGHGHLSRLALIEELQRQGMTLAAIERYLEQLPEDLSAHDLAIHRALVASWAPDGVEEMTGPELERRAGRPLTAEDLDRLAAMGVLRDGPEGGAPSPEGVHRVDPGLLMLGVELLDVPIAHETILRAHTVMLEHTRSAAAELTRLFRDEVWSPYREREADPEHVSAMKSLSAHMQPLVLQALVTAFQRSLTAELRAAFQAS; this is encoded by the coding sequence ATGGCGACCGCGCCCGAGGAGCCGACCCTCACCGTCGACGAGCTGGCGGCCCGGGCGGGGGTGACCGTGCGCACGGTGCGTTTCTACAGCACCCGGGGGCTGTTGCCGCCTCCGGTCATCGGCCCGCGCCGGGTGGGACACTACGGGCACGGTCATCTGTCGCGGCTGGCGCTGATCGAGGAACTCCAGCGCCAGGGAATGACGCTGGCCGCGATCGAACGGTATCTGGAGCAGCTGCCGGAGGATCTCAGCGCCCACGATCTGGCGATCCACCGGGCGCTGGTGGCGTCCTGGGCTCCGGACGGGGTCGAGGAGATGACCGGCCCGGAACTGGAGCGGCGGGCGGGCCGGCCGCTCACCGCGGAGGATCTCGACCGGCTGGCGGCGATGGGGGTGCTGCGGGACGGGCCGGAGGGGGGCGCCCCGTCGCCCGAGGGCGTCCACCGGGTCGATCCGGGGCTGCTCATGCTCGGGGTGGAGCTGCTGGACGTACCGATCGCGCACGAGACGATCCTCAGGGCGCATACCGTCATGCTGGAGCACACCCGGTCGGCCGCGGCGGAGTTGACCCGGCTCTTCCGGGACGAGGTGTGGAGTCCGTACCGGGAGCGGGAGGCGGACCCGGAGCACGTGTCGGCGATGAAGTCGCTCTCGGCCCACATGCAGCCGCTGGTGTTGCAGGCCCTGGTGACCGCGTTCCAGCGGTCGCTGACGGCCGAACTGCGCGCCGCCTTCCAGGCGTCGTGA
- a CDS encoding 3-hydroxyacyl-CoA dehydrogenase NAD-binding domain-containing protein has translation MTESTTIRWEEDGTGVVTLVLDDPDQSANTMNQAFTRSVAAVADRAEAEKENIRGIIVTSAKKTFFAGGDLKEMIKARPEDAQAVFDTGMGIKRALRRIETLGIPVVAAINGTALGGGYEIALACHHRIALDAPGSRIGLPEVTLGLLPAGGGVTRTVRLMGIADALLKVLLQGTRYTPARALENGLVHEVAATREEMLEKARAFIDAHPESQQPWDVKGYRIPGGTPSNPRFAANLPAFPANLKKQIAGAPMPAPRNILAAAVEGSQVDFETAQTIEARYFTELVTGQVAKNMIQAFFFDLQAVNSGASRPEGVPGRTVRKVAVLGAGMMGAGIAYSCARAGIEVVLKDVTTEAAAKGKAHSEKLLAKALSRGRTTEAARDELLARITPTGDPADLAGCDAVIEAVFEDTALKHKVFQEIQDIVAPDALLCSNTSTLPITVLAEGVTRTADFVGLHFFSPVDKMPLVEIIKGAATGDEALARAFDLVRQIKKTPIVVNDSRGFFTSRVIGHFINEGVAMVGEGIEPASVEQAAAQAGYPAKVLSLMDELTLTLPRRIRNETRRAIEESGGTWAPHPSDAVVDRMVEEFERPGRSGGAGFYEYDESGRRGALWPGLREHFGKAGHTIPFEDMKERMLFSEALDSVRCLEENVLVSVADANIGSIMGIGFPPWTGGVLGYVNGYEGGLPGFVARARELAERYGDRFLPPARLVEMAERGETFHD, from the coding sequence ATGACCGAGAGCACGACCATCCGCTGGGAAGAGGACGGGACCGGCGTCGTCACCCTCGTCCTCGACGACCCCGACCAGTCCGCCAACACGATGAACCAGGCCTTCACCCGGTCCGTCGCGGCCGTCGCCGACCGCGCCGAGGCCGAGAAGGAGAACATCCGCGGCATCATCGTCACCTCCGCGAAGAAGACCTTCTTCGCCGGGGGAGACCTCAAGGAGATGATCAAGGCCCGGCCCGAGGACGCCCAAGCCGTCTTCGACACCGGGATGGGCATCAAGCGGGCCCTGCGCCGCATCGAGACCCTCGGCATCCCGGTGGTCGCCGCCATCAACGGCACGGCGCTCGGCGGCGGTTACGAGATCGCGCTCGCCTGCCACCACCGGATCGCCCTGGACGCCCCGGGCTCCCGCATCGGTCTCCCCGAGGTCACCCTCGGCCTGCTCCCGGCGGGCGGCGGTGTGACCCGTACCGTACGCCTGATGGGCATCGCCGACGCGCTGCTCAAGGTGCTGCTCCAGGGCACCCGGTACACCCCGGCCCGCGCCCTGGAGAACGGCCTCGTCCACGAAGTGGCCGCCACCCGCGAGGAGATGCTGGAGAAGGCCCGCGCCTTCATCGACGCGCACCCCGAGTCCCAGCAGCCCTGGGACGTGAAGGGGTACCGGATTCCCGGCGGCACTCCGTCCAACCCCAGGTTCGCCGCCAACCTCCCGGCCTTCCCCGCCAACCTCAAGAAGCAGATCGCCGGGGCCCCGATGCCCGCGCCCCGCAACATCCTGGCGGCGGCCGTCGAGGGCTCGCAGGTCGACTTCGAGACCGCGCAGACCATCGAGGCCCGGTACTTCACCGAGCTGGTCACCGGGCAGGTCGCCAAGAACATGATCCAGGCGTTCTTCTTCGACCTCCAGGCCGTCAACTCCGGCGCCAGCCGACCCGAAGGCGTCCCGGGCCGCACGGTCCGCAAGGTCGCCGTGCTCGGCGCCGGCATGATGGGCGCCGGCATCGCCTACTCCTGCGCCCGGGCCGGAATCGAGGTCGTCCTCAAGGACGTCACCACCGAGGCCGCCGCGAAGGGCAAGGCCCACAGCGAGAAGCTGCTGGCCAAGGCGCTCTCCCGAGGACGCACGACCGAGGCCGCCCGCGACGAACTGCTCGCCCGGATCACCCCGACCGGCGACCCCGCCGACCTCGCCGGATGCGACGCCGTCATCGAGGCCGTCTTCGAGGACACCGCCCTCAAGCACAAGGTCTTCCAGGAGATCCAGGACATCGTCGCCCCCGACGCGCTGCTCTGCTCCAACACCTCCACGCTGCCCATCACCGTCCTCGCCGAAGGCGTCACCCGCACCGCCGACTTCGTCGGGCTGCACTTCTTCTCGCCGGTCGACAAGATGCCGCTGGTCGAGATCATCAAGGGCGCGGCCACCGGCGACGAGGCGCTGGCCCGCGCCTTCGACCTGGTCCGCCAGATCAAGAAGACCCCGATCGTGGTCAACGACTCGCGCGGCTTCTTCACCTCGCGCGTCATCGGCCACTTCATCAACGAGGGCGTCGCGATGGTCGGCGAGGGCATCGAGCCCGCCTCCGTCGAACAGGCCGCCGCCCAGGCCGGCTACCCGGCGAAGGTCCTCTCCCTGATGGACGAGCTGACCCTCACCCTGCCCCGCAGGATCCGCAACGAGACCCGGCGCGCGATCGAGGAGTCCGGCGGAACCTGGGCCCCGCACCCTTCCGACGCGGTGGTGGACCGGATGGTCGAGGAGTTCGAACGGCCTGGACGCAGCGGGGGCGCCGGGTTCTACGAGTACGACGAGTCCGGCCGGCGCGGCGCGCTCTGGCCGGGGCTGCGCGAGCACTTCGGCAAGGCCGGCCACACGATCCCGTTCGAGGACATGAAGGAGCGGATGCTCTTCTCCGAGGCCCTGGACAGCGTCCGCTGCCTGGAGGAGAACGTCCTCGTCTCGGTCGCCGACGCCAACATCGGCTCCATCATGGGCATCGGCTTCCCCCCGTGGACCGGCGGCGTCCTCGGTTACGTCAACGGGTACGAGGGCGGCCTGCCCGGTTTCGTGGCCCGCGCCCGCGAACTCGCCGAACGGTACGGAGACCGCTTCCTGCCGCCCGCCCGGCTGGTGGAGATGGCGGAGCGGGGCGAGACCTTCCACGACTGA
- a CDS encoding acetyl-CoA C-acetyltransferase has product MSTEAFVYDAIRTPRGRGKANGALHGTKPIDLVVGLIHEIRARFPGLDPAAIDDIVLGVVSPLGDQGSDIARIAAIAAGLPDSVAGVQENRFCASGLEAVNLAAAKVRSGWEDLVLAGGVESMSRVPMGSDGGAWAMDPMTSFETGFAPQGIGADLIATVEGFSRRDVDEYAALSQERAAEAWKEGRFGRSVVPVKDRNGLVVLDHDEHLRPGTTADSLAALKPSFATIGELGGFDAVALQKYHWVEKIDHVHHAGNSSGIVDGAALVAVGSKEVGERYGLTPRARIVSAAVSGSEPTIMLTGPAPASRKALAKAGLTIDDIDLVEINEAFAGVVLRFVRDMGIGLDKVNVNGGAIALGHPLGATGAMILGTIVDELERRDLRYGLVTLCVGGGMGVATVVERV; this is encoded by the coding sequence TTGAGTACCGAAGCGTTCGTCTACGACGCGATCCGCACCCCGCGCGGTCGCGGCAAGGCCAACGGTGCCCTGCACGGCACCAAGCCGATCGACCTGGTCGTCGGCCTCATCCACGAGATCCGCGCCCGCTTCCCCGGACTCGACCCGGCGGCCATCGACGACATCGTCCTCGGCGTCGTCAGCCCGCTCGGCGACCAGGGCTCCGACATCGCCCGCATCGCGGCCATCGCGGCGGGACTCCCGGACTCCGTCGCCGGGGTCCAGGAGAACCGCTTCTGTGCTTCCGGCCTCGAAGCCGTCAACCTCGCGGCCGCGAAGGTCCGTTCGGGCTGGGAGGACCTCGTCCTCGCCGGCGGCGTCGAGTCCATGTCCCGCGTACCCATGGGCTCCGACGGCGGCGCCTGGGCGATGGACCCGATGACCAGCTTCGAGACCGGCTTCGCCCCGCAGGGCATCGGCGCCGACCTCATCGCCACCGTCGAGGGCTTCTCCCGCCGTGACGTCGACGAGTACGCCGCCCTCTCCCAGGAACGCGCCGCCGAGGCGTGGAAGGAAGGCCGCTTCGGCCGTTCCGTGGTCCCCGTCAAGGACCGCAACGGACTCGTCGTCCTCGACCACGACGAGCACCTGCGCCCCGGCACCACCGCCGACTCGCTCGCCGCCCTCAAGCCCTCCTTCGCCACCATCGGCGAACTGGGCGGCTTCGACGCGGTGGCCCTGCAGAAGTACCACTGGGTCGAGAAGATCGACCACGTCCACCACGCGGGAAACTCCTCCGGGATCGTGGACGGCGCCGCGCTCGTGGCGGTCGGCTCGAAGGAGGTCGGGGAGCGCTACGGCCTCACCCCGCGCGCCCGGATCGTCTCCGCCGCCGTCTCCGGCTCCGAGCCCACCATCATGCTCACCGGACCCGCCCCCGCCTCCCGCAAGGCGCTCGCCAAGGCCGGACTGACCATCGACGACATCGACCTCGTCGAGATCAACGAAGCGTTCGCCGGAGTGGTGCTGCGCTTCGTCCGGGACATGGGCATCGGCCTGGACAAGGTCAACGTCAACGGCGGAGCCATCGCGCTCGGTCACCCGCTCGGCGCCACCGGCGCGATGATCCTCGGCACCATCGTCGACGAACTGGAACGGCGCGACCTGCGGTACGGACTCGTCACCCTCTGCGTGGGCGGCGGCATGGGCGTCGCCACCGTCGTCGAACGCGTCTGA
- a CDS encoding acyl-CoA dehydrogenase family protein, with protein MKRQIFAAEHDAFRETVRTFLAKEVLPHYEQWERDGIVSREAWRAAGRQGLLGLAVPEEFGGGGNDDFRYSAVLAEEFTRAGVSGLALGLHNDIVGPYLTGLSTPEQKRRWLPGFCSGEIITAIAMTEPGAGSDLQGIRTTAEDRGDHWLLNGSKTFISNGILADLVVVVARTSPEGGAKGLSLLVVERGAAGFERGRNLEKIGQKSQDTAELFFHDVRVPKENLLGERDGGFLHLMTNLAQERMGIAVAGIAAAEHLLEITTRYVKEREAFGRPLAKLQHVRFEIAEMATECAVTRTFLDRCVVEHAEGTLDAVHASMAKWWATELQKRVADRCLQLHGGYGYMAEFPVARAFTDGRIQTIYGGTTEIMKEIIGRSLLS; from the coding sequence GTGAAACGGCAGATCTTCGCCGCCGAGCACGACGCGTTCCGTGAGACCGTCCGCACCTTCCTCGCCAAGGAGGTCCTGCCGCACTACGAACAGTGGGAGCGGGACGGCATCGTCTCGCGCGAGGCATGGCGCGCGGCGGGGCGGCAGGGGCTGCTCGGCCTCGCGGTCCCCGAGGAGTTCGGCGGGGGCGGCAACGACGACTTCCGCTACAGCGCCGTACTGGCCGAGGAGTTCACCCGGGCGGGCGTCAGCGGGCTCGCCCTCGGCCTGCACAACGACATAGTCGGGCCCTACCTGACCGGGCTCTCCACCCCGGAGCAGAAGCGGCGCTGGCTGCCGGGCTTCTGCTCGGGCGAGATCATCACCGCGATCGCCATGACCGAACCGGGGGCCGGCTCCGACCTTCAGGGCATCCGCACGACCGCCGAGGACCGGGGCGACCACTGGCTGCTCAACGGGTCCAAGACCTTCATCTCCAACGGCATCCTGGCCGACCTGGTGGTCGTCGTCGCCCGCACGTCGCCGGAGGGCGGCGCCAAGGGGCTCTCGCTGCTGGTGGTCGAACGCGGCGCGGCGGGCTTCGAGCGAGGCCGCAACCTGGAGAAGATCGGCCAGAAGTCCCAGGACACCGCCGAGCTCTTCTTCCACGACGTCCGCGTCCCCAAGGAAAACCTCCTCGGTGAACGCGACGGCGGATTCCTCCACTTGATGACCAACCTGGCCCAGGAGCGCATGGGCATCGCGGTCGCCGGGATCGCCGCCGCCGAACACCTGCTGGAGATCACCACCCGGTACGTCAAGGAGCGCGAGGCGTTCGGCCGGCCGCTCGCGAAGCTCCAGCACGTCCGCTTCGAGATCGCCGAGATGGCCACCGAGTGCGCCGTCACCCGCACCTTCCTCGACCGGTGCGTCGTCGAGCACGCGGAGGGGACGCTCGACGCGGTGCACGCCTCGATGGCCAAGTGGTGGGCGACCGAACTCCAGAAGCGGGTGGCCGACCGCTGTCTCCAACTGCACGGCGGATACGGCTACATGGCGGAGTTCCCGGTGGCCAGGGCCTTCACCGACGGACGCATCCAGACGATCTACGGCGGCACGACCGAGATCATGAAGGAGATCATCGGCCGCTCCCTGCTGTCCTGA